The following proteins are co-located in the Nitrospira sp. genome:
- a CDS encoding transglutaminase domain-containing protein: MNRSPTFVLAFAIALTIEWIAQGADPAEPLLREVPPGVTVESSVEIPAAQTKAIGQKLGGVIQRLTNSSVRVHGRSIQVNVMTAVDQSNAKAIHAAIAKTKSQPSFCTRNGHVVIEYVGKDIDTALAIKTSYELRLLPKPEAVRYRVTAELATVEKADYMACNTLFNHFLALQNGTNADALPQISALAKRFTFGRTLVLSNPSLDGASAKRTFDPPAAGSKASEATIAYSFGELVTRQNVPFVTATIEVTVDKTGFRKATALPPEQLITRTEFWPADDPAVVALARQITAGKTTNGAKAMAILEWLSPGQNLKYSGQTGSRWGTRKVFAQKFGHCWDFSDCFITLARAAGVPSRQVAGWFYGSSGHVWAEFYREGEGWQQVDPTGGGKLMCGIYHIPYFSSEDGEMPIVYVAMPKIETLETK; encoded by the coding sequence ATGAATCGTTCTCCGACATTCGTGCTGGCTTTCGCGATCGCACTGACGATTGAGTGGATCGCTCAAGGTGCGGATCCGGCAGAGCCGTTGCTCCGCGAAGTTCCGCCGGGTGTCACAGTCGAAAGCTCCGTGGAAATTCCCGCAGCACAAACGAAGGCGATTGGGCAAAAGCTCGGTGGAGTGATTCAGCGGCTGACGAATTCCTCCGTCCGAGTTCATGGTCGCTCAATTCAAGTGAACGTCATGACGGCGGTTGACCAATCCAACGCCAAAGCGATTCATGCGGCGATTGCGAAAACCAAGTCACAGCCATCCTTCTGTACGCGAAATGGGCACGTCGTCATCGAATACGTCGGCAAGGACATCGACACCGCTCTTGCCATCAAGACGTCGTACGAGTTGCGGCTGCTCCCGAAGCCCGAAGCCGTTCGGTATCGCGTGACCGCGGAACTGGCTACCGTCGAGAAGGCGGACTACATGGCTTGCAACACATTGTTCAATCACTTTCTCGCCTTACAAAACGGTACGAACGCGGATGCCCTACCGCAGATCAGCGCACTTGCAAAGCGATTCACGTTTGGCCGCACTTTGGTGCTAAGTAATCCATCGCTTGATGGTGCATCTGCCAAGCGCACGTTTGACCCGCCCGCCGCAGGGTCGAAGGCGAGCGAGGCCACGATTGCCTATTCCTTTGGCGAACTCGTGACGCGGCAAAACGTCCCCTTTGTGACCGCCACGATAGAAGTCACTGTCGACAAGACAGGCTTCCGGAAAGCGACCGCCCTGCCGCCGGAACAACTAATCACCCGCACGGAATTCTGGCCAGCCGATGATCCGGCAGTCGTCGCGCTGGCACGACAAATCACCGCAGGCAAGACAACCAACGGCGCCAAGGCGATGGCGATCTTGGAGTGGCTGTCGCCCGGACAGAATCTCAAGTACTCCGGCCAAACGGGGTCCCGTTGGGGCACGCGCAAGGTGTTTGCGCAGAAATTCGGGCATTGTTGGGATTTCTCCGACTGCTTCATCACGCTCGCTCGCGCGGCAGGTGTGCCGAGCCGTCAGGTTGCGGGCTGGTTCTACGGCAGCAGCGGCCATGTTTGGGCCGAGTTTTACCGCGAAGGCGAAGGCTGGCAGCAAGTTGATCCCACAGGCGGCGGCAAGCTGATGTGTGGCATCTATCATATTCCGTACTTCTCTTCTGAAGATGGTGAGATGCCGATCGTGTATGTTGCCATGCCCAAGATCGAAACCCTGGAAACGAAATGA